A single window of Salvia splendens isolate huo1 chromosome 8, SspV2, whole genome shotgun sequence DNA harbors:
- the LOC121744182 gene encoding phospholipase SGR2-like isoform X5 — protein MKSDATAAGGEVNEPSPDMLTNTPLNIMRLSSEIEQCEGRQKYLARTTSPSDGGDVRWYFCKAPLAPNELAASVPQTEIVGKGDYFRFGMRDSLAIEASFLQREDELLSSWWKECAESSAGPIQTSFVSKSPLHINRTLPGTPQSNQLYSTDEERVGVPVKGGLYEVDLVRRHCFPVYWNGHNRRVLRGHWFACKGGQDWLPLREDVSEQLEYAYRNQVWRRRTFQLSGLYAARVDIQGPTPGLHALFTGEDDTWKAWLGVDVSRISGVVKFGKNGINIRRGYAPPQSQKPTKDELRQQQEEEMDDYCSQVPVGHLVFMVHGIGQRLEKSNLVDDVGDFRLITASVAERHLTFHQLATQRILYIPCQWRKGLTLSGEVAVEKITLDGVRGLRRMLSATVHDVLYYMSPIYCQEIIDSVSNQLNKLYLKFLKRNPGYDGKVSIYGHSLGSVLSYDILCHQETLTSPFPMEWMYKEKNKNNIPHSVRNNLTSNNSSNSNSRCESSESVLSENMVGPLHYPDLVEDPTEGTSNPLGPPISSESDLSSLGGNADELFHGLYDMDFNKNDLINEPDTMRTDAVVFGDSTENFDRCKADKIRLLMEEKDLLKAKVKEFEADCYSKEVLLVNAKKSSSDVNQSDLKRRQHGHRDSLKSYTPQIRYTKLEFKVDTFFAVGSPLGVFLSLRNVRIGIGKGKEYWKEKNINEEMPACRQMFNIFHPFDPVAYRIEPLVCEEIMHKPPVIIPYHRGGKRLYVVLKVKVLTLCESRSDDEDEQSASSHKKNERSYGMIMMNRLTGSRDGRVDHVLQDKTFRHPYVSTIAAHTNYWRDYDTALFMLRHLYRDVAEEPNLSSEELEGSWRSRLKGWSKQREILDEELPLTFADNVFIKHFSYQVKKMSKKH, from the exons ATGAAATCGGATGCCACTGCTGCCGGCGGCGAGGTGAACGAGCCATCGCCGGACATGCTAACGAATACGCCGCTGAATATAATGCGGTTGTCTAGTGAGATCGAGCAATGTGAGGGGAGGCAGAAATATCTTGCGCGTACTACCAGTCCGTCCGACGGCGGCGATGTGCGCTGGTACTTTTGCAAGGCTCCCTTGGCGCCAAACG AGCTAGCTGCATCAGTCCCTCAGACAGAAATTGTTGGAAAAGGTGATTATTTTCGATTTGGTATGAGGGATTCTCTTGCAATAGAGGCATCATTCTTGCAG AGAGAGGATGAGTTACTTTCAAGCTGGTGGAAAGAGTGTGCAGAGAGCAGCGCTGGCCCTATACAGACAAGTTTTGTTTCCAAGTCACCCTTACATATAAACAGAACACTGCCAGGAACTCCACAATCCAACCAACTAtattcaactgatgaagaaagagTTGGTGTCCCTGTAAAGGGAGGCCTATATGAG GTGGATTTGGTCAGGAGACATTGTTTTCCCGTATACTGGAATGGACATAATCGTAGGGTCCTACGAGGCCACTGGTTTGCTTGTAAAGGTGGTCAGGATTGGCTTCCACTGCGCGAGGATGTTTCTGAGCAGTTGGAATACGCATATCGCAATCAG GTTTGGCGCCGAAGAACATTTCAATTGTCAGGTCTCTATGCTGCACGAGTTGATATACAAGGCCCTACTCCA GGACTACATGCCCTTTTCACTGGGGAAGATGATACATGGAAAGCATGGCTAGGTGTAGATGTTTCTAGAATTTCTGGTGTTGTGAAATTTGGAAAGAATGGGATAAACATAAGACGTGGATATGCTCCACCTCAGTCTCAGAAACCAACCAAG GATGAATTACGTCAACAACAGGAGGAAGAGATGGATGATTACTGTTCACAG GTTCCTGTTGGACATTTAGTCTTCATGGTTCACGGCATTGGTCAAAGGTTGGAGAAATCCAATTTGGTGGATGATGTTGGAGATTTTCGCCTTATAACTGCAAGTGTTGCTGAAAGGCACCTTACTTTTCATCAACTTGCTACTCAACGAATACTTTATATTCCATGCCAG TGGAGGAAGGGATTAACTCTCAGTGGAGAAGTTGCAGTTGAGAAAATTACTTTGGATGGCGTCCGAGGGCTACGCAGGATGTTGAGTGCAACTGTTCATGATGTTCTATACTATATGAGCCCAATATACTGTCAAGAGATAATAGATTCG GTTTCCAACCAACTTAACAAATTATATCTGAAGTTTTTGAAGAGGAATCCTGGTTATGATGGAAAG gtTTCAATTTATGGTCACTCTCTGGGTAGTGTACTGTCTTATGACATCCTTTGTCATCAAGAGACTTTGACCTCACCCTTCCCAATGGAGTGGAtgtacaaagaaaaaaataaaaacaatattccTCATTCTGTCAGGAATAATTTAACATCTAATAACAGTTCCAACTCAAATTCTCGGTGTGAGAGCTCAGAGAGTGTTTTAAGTGAGAACATGGTTGGTCCTCTGCATTATCCAGATCTTGTAGAAGATCCTACAGAGGGAACTTCCAATCCATTGGGGCCTCCGATATCATCAGAGTCTGATTTATCATCATTGGGTGGAAATGCCGATGAACTTTTTCACGGTTTATATGACATGGACTTCAATAAAAATGACCTGATAAATGAACCCGATACCATGAGAACTGATGCTGTAGTGTTCGGCGACAGTACAGAAAATTTTGATCGCTGTAAAGCTGATAAAATTAGGTTATTGATGGAAGAG AAAGATTTGCTAAAAGCAAAAGTCAAAGAATTTGAAGCTGATTGTTATAGCAAAG AAGTACTATTAGTGAATGCAAAGAAGAGTTCCTCAGACGTAAACCAGTCTGATCTTAAGAGACGTCAGCATGGGCATAGAGATTCTTTGAAGAGTTATACCCCTCAGATCAGATATACAAAATTAGAGTTCAAA GTTGACACATTCTTTGCAGTTGGGTCTCCTCTTGGAGTTTTTCTCTCCCTTCGTAATGTTCGTATTGGGATTG GCAAAGGGAAAGAGTATTggaaagagaaaaatataaatgaagaGATGCCAGCATGTCGGCAAATGTTTAATATCTTCCATCCATTTGATCCTGTAGCATATAG AATTGAACCACTCGTCTGTGAAGAAATTATGCACAAACCTCCTGTCATTATTCCTTACCACAGGGGCGGGAAACGGCTGTATGTTGTGCTCAAG GTTAAAGTGCTGACACTATGCGAATCTAGGTCAGATGATGAGGATG AGCAATCTGCTAGCAGTCATAAAAAGAATGAGAGATCATACGGTATGATCATGATGAATAGGCTAACGGGCAGTAGAGACGGGCGAGTTGATCATGTATTGCAA GATAAAACCTTCCGCCATCCGTATGTATCTACCATTGCGGCACACAC AAACTACTGGAGAGACTACGACACGGCTCTCTTCATGTTACGGCACTTATACAGGGATGTAGCAGAGGAACCGAATTTGAGCAGTGAGGAGCTGGAAGGCAGCTGGAGGAGTAGATTGAAGGGGTGGTCTAAACAGAGGGAAATACTCGACGAAGAGCTCCCATTGACGTTTGCTGATAACGTCTTCATAAAGCATTTCTCCTACCAAGTGAAGAAAATGTCCAAAAAACACTGA
- the LOC121744182 gene encoding phospholipase SGR2-like isoform X7, with amino-acid sequence MKSDATAAGGEVNEPSPDMLTNTPLNIMRLSSEIEQCEGRQKYLARTTSPSDGGDVRWYFCKAPLAPNELAASVPQTEIVGKGDYFRFGMRDSLAIEASFLQREDELLSSWWKECAESSAGPIQTSFVSKSPLHINRTLPGTPQSNQLYSTDEERVGVPVKGGLYEVDLVRRHCFPVYWNGHNRRVLRGHWFACKGGQDWLPLREDVSEQLEYAYRNQVWRRRTFQLSGLYAARVDIQGPTPGLHALFTGEDDTWKAWLGVDVSRISGVVKFGKNGINIRRGYAPPQSQKPTKDELRQQQEEEMDDYCSQVPVGHLVFMVHGIGQRLEKSNLVDDVGDFRLITASVAERHLTFHQLATQRILYIPCQWRKGLTLSGEVAVEKITLDGVRGLRRMLSATVHDVLYYMSPIYCQEIIDSVSNQLNKLYLKFLKRNPGYDGKVSIYGHSLGSVLSYDILCHQETLTSPFPMEWMYKEKNKNNIPHSVRNNLTSNNSSNSNSRCESSESVLSENMVGPLHYPDLVEDPTEGTSNPLGPPISSESDLSSLGGNADELFHGLYDMDFNKNDLINEPDTMRTDAVVFGDSTENFDRCKADKIRLLMEEKDLLKAKVKEFEADCYSKEVLLVNAKKSSSDVNQSDLKRRQHGHRDSLKSYTPQIRYTKLEFKVDTFFAVGSPLGVFLSLRNVRIGIGKGKEYWKEKNINEEMPACRQMFNIFHPFDPVAYRIEPLVCEEIMHKPPVIIPYHRGGKRLYVVLKEFKEGLASCSQAVRNHFSRVRVG; translated from the exons ATGAAATCGGATGCCACTGCTGCCGGCGGCGAGGTGAACGAGCCATCGCCGGACATGCTAACGAATACGCCGCTGAATATAATGCGGTTGTCTAGTGAGATCGAGCAATGTGAGGGGAGGCAGAAATATCTTGCGCGTACTACCAGTCCGTCCGACGGCGGCGATGTGCGCTGGTACTTTTGCAAGGCTCCCTTGGCGCCAAACG AGCTAGCTGCATCAGTCCCTCAGACAGAAATTGTTGGAAAAGGTGATTATTTTCGATTTGGTATGAGGGATTCTCTTGCAATAGAGGCATCATTCTTGCAG AGAGAGGATGAGTTACTTTCAAGCTGGTGGAAAGAGTGTGCAGAGAGCAGCGCTGGCCCTATACAGACAAGTTTTGTTTCCAAGTCACCCTTACATATAAACAGAACACTGCCAGGAACTCCACAATCCAACCAACTAtattcaactgatgaagaaagagTTGGTGTCCCTGTAAAGGGAGGCCTATATGAG GTGGATTTGGTCAGGAGACATTGTTTTCCCGTATACTGGAATGGACATAATCGTAGGGTCCTACGAGGCCACTGGTTTGCTTGTAAAGGTGGTCAGGATTGGCTTCCACTGCGCGAGGATGTTTCTGAGCAGTTGGAATACGCATATCGCAATCAG GTTTGGCGCCGAAGAACATTTCAATTGTCAGGTCTCTATGCTGCACGAGTTGATATACAAGGCCCTACTCCA GGACTACATGCCCTTTTCACTGGGGAAGATGATACATGGAAAGCATGGCTAGGTGTAGATGTTTCTAGAATTTCTGGTGTTGTGAAATTTGGAAAGAATGGGATAAACATAAGACGTGGATATGCTCCACCTCAGTCTCAGAAACCAACCAAG GATGAATTACGTCAACAACAGGAGGAAGAGATGGATGATTACTGTTCACAG GTTCCTGTTGGACATTTAGTCTTCATGGTTCACGGCATTGGTCAAAGGTTGGAGAAATCCAATTTGGTGGATGATGTTGGAGATTTTCGCCTTATAACTGCAAGTGTTGCTGAAAGGCACCTTACTTTTCATCAACTTGCTACTCAACGAATACTTTATATTCCATGCCAG TGGAGGAAGGGATTAACTCTCAGTGGAGAAGTTGCAGTTGAGAAAATTACTTTGGATGGCGTCCGAGGGCTACGCAGGATGTTGAGTGCAACTGTTCATGATGTTCTATACTATATGAGCCCAATATACTGTCAAGAGATAATAGATTCG GTTTCCAACCAACTTAACAAATTATATCTGAAGTTTTTGAAGAGGAATCCTGGTTATGATGGAAAG gtTTCAATTTATGGTCACTCTCTGGGTAGTGTACTGTCTTATGACATCCTTTGTCATCAAGAGACTTTGACCTCACCCTTCCCAATGGAGTGGAtgtacaaagaaaaaaataaaaacaatattccTCATTCTGTCAGGAATAATTTAACATCTAATAACAGTTCCAACTCAAATTCTCGGTGTGAGAGCTCAGAGAGTGTTTTAAGTGAGAACATGGTTGGTCCTCTGCATTATCCAGATCTTGTAGAAGATCCTACAGAGGGAACTTCCAATCCATTGGGGCCTCCGATATCATCAGAGTCTGATTTATCATCATTGGGTGGAAATGCCGATGAACTTTTTCACGGTTTATATGACATGGACTTCAATAAAAATGACCTGATAAATGAACCCGATACCATGAGAACTGATGCTGTAGTGTTCGGCGACAGTACAGAAAATTTTGATCGCTGTAAAGCTGATAAAATTAGGTTATTGATGGAAGAG AAAGATTTGCTAAAAGCAAAAGTCAAAGAATTTGAAGCTGATTGTTATAGCAAAG AAGTACTATTAGTGAATGCAAAGAAGAGTTCCTCAGACGTAAACCAGTCTGATCTTAAGAGACGTCAGCATGGGCATAGAGATTCTTTGAAGAGTTATACCCCTCAGATCAGATATACAAAATTAGAGTTCAAA GTTGACACATTCTTTGCAGTTGGGTCTCCTCTTGGAGTTTTTCTCTCCCTTCGTAATGTTCGTATTGGGATTG GCAAAGGGAAAGAGTATTggaaagagaaaaatataaatgaagaGATGCCAGCATGTCGGCAAATGTTTAATATCTTCCATCCATTTGATCCTGTAGCATATAG AATTGAACCACTCGTCTGTGAAGAAATTATGCACAAACCTCCTGTCATTATTCCTTACCACAGGGGCGGGAAACGGCTGTATGTTGTGCTCAAG GAATTCAAAGAAGGCTTAGCATCGTGTTCTCAGGCAGTAAGGAATCACTTTAGCAGAGTTAGGGTAG GTTAA
- the LOC121744182 gene encoding phospholipase SGR2-like isoform X4, which produces MKSDATAAGGEVNEPSPDMLTNTPLNIMRLSSEIEQCEGRQKYLARTTSPSDGGDVRWYFCKAPLAPNELAASVPQTEIVGKGDYFRFGMRDSLAIEASFLQREDELLSSWWKECAESSAGPIQTSFVSKSPLHINRTLPGTPQSNQLYSTDEERVGVPVKGGLYECRWIWSGDIVFPYTGMDIIVGSYEATGLLVKVVRIGFHCARMFLSSWNTHIAIRFGAEEHFNCQGLHALFTGEDDTWKAWLGVDVSRISGVVKFGKNGINIRRGYAPPQSQKPTKDELRQQQEEEMDDYCSQVPVGHLVFMVHGIGQRLEKSNLVDDVGDFRLITASVAERHLTFHQLATQRILYIPCQWRKGLTLSGEVAVEKITLDGVRGLRRMLSATVHDVLYYMSPIYCQEIIDSVSNQLNKLYLKFLKRNPGYDGKVSIYGHSLGSVLSYDILCHQETLTSPFPMEWMYKEKNKNNIPHSVRNNLTSNNSSNSNSRCESSESVLSENMVGPLHYPDLVEDPTEGTSNPLGPPISSESDLSSLGGNADELFHGLYDMDFNKNDLINEPDTMRTDAVVFGDSTENFDRCKADKIRLLMEEKDLLKAKVKEFEADCYSKEVLLVNAKKSSSDVNQSDLKRRQHGHRDSLKSYTPQIRYTKLEFKVDTFFAVGSPLGVFLSLRNVRIGIGKGKEYWKEKNINEEMPACRQMFNIFHPFDPVAYRIEPLVCEEIMHKPPVIIPYHRGGKRLYVVLKEFKEGLASCSQAVRNHFSRVRVKVLTLCESRSDDEDEQSASSHKKNERSYGMIMMNRLTGSRDGRVDHVLQDKTFRHPYVSTIAAHTNYWRDYDTALFMLRHLYRDVAEEPNLSSEELEGSWRSRLKGWSKQREILDEELPLTFADNVFIKHFSYQVKKMSKKH; this is translated from the exons ATGAAATCGGATGCCACTGCTGCCGGCGGCGAGGTGAACGAGCCATCGCCGGACATGCTAACGAATACGCCGCTGAATATAATGCGGTTGTCTAGTGAGATCGAGCAATGTGAGGGGAGGCAGAAATATCTTGCGCGTACTACCAGTCCGTCCGACGGCGGCGATGTGCGCTGGTACTTTTGCAAGGCTCCCTTGGCGCCAAACG AGCTAGCTGCATCAGTCCCTCAGACAGAAATTGTTGGAAAAGGTGATTATTTTCGATTTGGTATGAGGGATTCTCTTGCAATAGAGGCATCATTCTTGCAG AGAGAGGATGAGTTACTTTCAAGCTGGTGGAAAGAGTGTGCAGAGAGCAGCGCTGGCCCTATACAGACAAGTTTTGTTTCCAAGTCACCCTTACATATAAACAGAACACTGCCAGGAACTCCACAATCCAACCAACTAtattcaactgatgaagaaagagTTGGTGTCCCTGTAAAGGGAGGCCTATATGAG TGCAGGTGGATTTGGTCAGGAGACATTGTTTTCCCGTATACTGGAATGGACATAATCGTAGGGTCCTACGAGGCCACTGGTTTGCTTGTAAAGGTGGTCAGGATTGGCTTCCACTGCGCGAGGATGTTTCTGAGCAGTTGGAATACGCATATCGCAATCAG GTTTGGCGCCGAAGAACATTTCAATTGTCAG GGACTACATGCCCTTTTCACTGGGGAAGATGATACATGGAAAGCATGGCTAGGTGTAGATGTTTCTAGAATTTCTGGTGTTGTGAAATTTGGAAAGAATGGGATAAACATAAGACGTGGATATGCTCCACCTCAGTCTCAGAAACCAACCAAG GATGAATTACGTCAACAACAGGAGGAAGAGATGGATGATTACTGTTCACAG GTTCCTGTTGGACATTTAGTCTTCATGGTTCACGGCATTGGTCAAAGGTTGGAGAAATCCAATTTGGTGGATGATGTTGGAGATTTTCGCCTTATAACTGCAAGTGTTGCTGAAAGGCACCTTACTTTTCATCAACTTGCTACTCAACGAATACTTTATATTCCATGCCAG TGGAGGAAGGGATTAACTCTCAGTGGAGAAGTTGCAGTTGAGAAAATTACTTTGGATGGCGTCCGAGGGCTACGCAGGATGTTGAGTGCAACTGTTCATGATGTTCTATACTATATGAGCCCAATATACTGTCAAGAGATAATAGATTCG GTTTCCAACCAACTTAACAAATTATATCTGAAGTTTTTGAAGAGGAATCCTGGTTATGATGGAAAG gtTTCAATTTATGGTCACTCTCTGGGTAGTGTACTGTCTTATGACATCCTTTGTCATCAAGAGACTTTGACCTCACCCTTCCCAATGGAGTGGAtgtacaaagaaaaaaataaaaacaatattccTCATTCTGTCAGGAATAATTTAACATCTAATAACAGTTCCAACTCAAATTCTCGGTGTGAGAGCTCAGAGAGTGTTTTAAGTGAGAACATGGTTGGTCCTCTGCATTATCCAGATCTTGTAGAAGATCCTACAGAGGGAACTTCCAATCCATTGGGGCCTCCGATATCATCAGAGTCTGATTTATCATCATTGGGTGGAAATGCCGATGAACTTTTTCACGGTTTATATGACATGGACTTCAATAAAAATGACCTGATAAATGAACCCGATACCATGAGAACTGATGCTGTAGTGTTCGGCGACAGTACAGAAAATTTTGATCGCTGTAAAGCTGATAAAATTAGGTTATTGATGGAAGAG AAAGATTTGCTAAAAGCAAAAGTCAAAGAATTTGAAGCTGATTGTTATAGCAAAG AAGTACTATTAGTGAATGCAAAGAAGAGTTCCTCAGACGTAAACCAGTCTGATCTTAAGAGACGTCAGCATGGGCATAGAGATTCTTTGAAGAGTTATACCCCTCAGATCAGATATACAAAATTAGAGTTCAAA GTTGACACATTCTTTGCAGTTGGGTCTCCTCTTGGAGTTTTTCTCTCCCTTCGTAATGTTCGTATTGGGATTG GCAAAGGGAAAGAGTATTggaaagagaaaaatataaatgaagaGATGCCAGCATGTCGGCAAATGTTTAATATCTTCCATCCATTTGATCCTGTAGCATATAG AATTGAACCACTCGTCTGTGAAGAAATTATGCACAAACCTCCTGTCATTATTCCTTACCACAGGGGCGGGAAACGGCTGTATGTTGTGCTCAAG GAATTCAAAGAAGGCTTAGCATCGTGTTCTCAGGCAGTAAGGAATCACTTTAGCAGAGTTAGG GTTAAAGTGCTGACACTATGCGAATCTAGGTCAGATGATGAGGATG AGCAATCTGCTAGCAGTCATAAAAAGAATGAGAGATCATACGGTATGATCATGATGAATAGGCTAACGGGCAGTAGAGACGGGCGAGTTGATCATGTATTGCAA GATAAAACCTTCCGCCATCCGTATGTATCTACCATTGCGGCACACAC AAACTACTGGAGAGACTACGACACGGCTCTCTTCATGTTACGGCACTTATACAGGGATGTAGCAGAGGAACCGAATTTGAGCAGTGAGGAGCTGGAAGGCAGCTGGAGGAGTAGATTGAAGGGGTGGTCTAAACAGAGGGAAATACTCGACGAAGAGCTCCCATTGACGTTTGCTGATAACGTCTTCATAAAGCATTTCTCCTACCAAGTGAAGAAAATGTCCAAAAAACACTGA
- the LOC121744182 gene encoding phospholipase SGR2-like isoform X6: MKSDATAAGGEVNEPSPDMLTNTPLNIMRLSSEIEQCEGRQKYLARTTSPSDGGDVRWYFCKAPLAPNELAASVPQTEIVGKGDYFRFGMRDSLAIEASFLQREDELLSSWWKECAESSAGPIQTSFVSKSPLHINRTLPGTPQSNQLYSTDEERVGVPVKGGLYEVDLVRRHCFPVYWNGHNRRVLRGHWFACKGGQDWLPLREDVSEQLEYAYRNQGLHALFTGEDDTWKAWLGVDVSRISGVVKFGKNGINIRRGYAPPQSQKPTKDELRQQQEEEMDDYCSQVPVGHLVFMVHGIGQRLEKSNLVDDVGDFRLITASVAERHLTFHQLATQRILYIPCQWRKGLTLSGEVAVEKITLDGVRGLRRMLSATVHDVLYYMSPIYCQEIIDSVSNQLNKLYLKFLKRNPGYDGKVSIYGHSLGSVLSYDILCHQETLTSPFPMEWMYKEKNKNNIPHSVRNNLTSNNSSNSNSRCESSESVLSENMVGPLHYPDLVEDPTEGTSNPLGPPISSESDLSSLGGNADELFHGLYDMDFNKNDLINEPDTMRTDAVVFGDSTENFDRCKADKIRLLMEEKDLLKAKVKEFEADCYSKEVLLVNAKKSSSDVNQSDLKRRQHGHRDSLKSYTPQIRYTKLEFKVDTFFAVGSPLGVFLSLRNVRIGIGKGKEYWKEKNINEEMPACRQMFNIFHPFDPVAYRIEPLVCEEIMHKPPVIIPYHRGGKRLYVVLKEFKEGLASCSQAVRNHFSRVRVKVLTLCESRSDDEDEQSASSHKKNERSYGMIMMNRLTGSRDGRVDHVLQDKTFRHPYVSTIAAHTNYWRDYDTALFMLRHLYRDVAEEPNLSSEELEGSWRSRLKGWSKQREILDEELPLTFADNVFIKHFSYQVKKMSKKH, translated from the exons ATGAAATCGGATGCCACTGCTGCCGGCGGCGAGGTGAACGAGCCATCGCCGGACATGCTAACGAATACGCCGCTGAATATAATGCGGTTGTCTAGTGAGATCGAGCAATGTGAGGGGAGGCAGAAATATCTTGCGCGTACTACCAGTCCGTCCGACGGCGGCGATGTGCGCTGGTACTTTTGCAAGGCTCCCTTGGCGCCAAACG AGCTAGCTGCATCAGTCCCTCAGACAGAAATTGTTGGAAAAGGTGATTATTTTCGATTTGGTATGAGGGATTCTCTTGCAATAGAGGCATCATTCTTGCAG AGAGAGGATGAGTTACTTTCAAGCTGGTGGAAAGAGTGTGCAGAGAGCAGCGCTGGCCCTATACAGACAAGTTTTGTTTCCAAGTCACCCTTACATATAAACAGAACACTGCCAGGAACTCCACAATCCAACCAACTAtattcaactgatgaagaaagagTTGGTGTCCCTGTAAAGGGAGGCCTATATGAG GTGGATTTGGTCAGGAGACATTGTTTTCCCGTATACTGGAATGGACATAATCGTAGGGTCCTACGAGGCCACTGGTTTGCTTGTAAAGGTGGTCAGGATTGGCTTCCACTGCGCGAGGATGTTTCTGAGCAGTTGGAATACGCATATCGCAATCAG GGACTACATGCCCTTTTCACTGGGGAAGATGATACATGGAAAGCATGGCTAGGTGTAGATGTTTCTAGAATTTCTGGTGTTGTGAAATTTGGAAAGAATGGGATAAACATAAGACGTGGATATGCTCCACCTCAGTCTCAGAAACCAACCAAG GATGAATTACGTCAACAACAGGAGGAAGAGATGGATGATTACTGTTCACAG GTTCCTGTTGGACATTTAGTCTTCATGGTTCACGGCATTGGTCAAAGGTTGGAGAAATCCAATTTGGTGGATGATGTTGGAGATTTTCGCCTTATAACTGCAAGTGTTGCTGAAAGGCACCTTACTTTTCATCAACTTGCTACTCAACGAATACTTTATATTCCATGCCAG TGGAGGAAGGGATTAACTCTCAGTGGAGAAGTTGCAGTTGAGAAAATTACTTTGGATGGCGTCCGAGGGCTACGCAGGATGTTGAGTGCAACTGTTCATGATGTTCTATACTATATGAGCCCAATATACTGTCAAGAGATAATAGATTCG GTTTCCAACCAACTTAACAAATTATATCTGAAGTTTTTGAAGAGGAATCCTGGTTATGATGGAAAG gtTTCAATTTATGGTCACTCTCTGGGTAGTGTACTGTCTTATGACATCCTTTGTCATCAAGAGACTTTGACCTCACCCTTCCCAATGGAGTGGAtgtacaaagaaaaaaataaaaacaatattccTCATTCTGTCAGGAATAATTTAACATCTAATAACAGTTCCAACTCAAATTCTCGGTGTGAGAGCTCAGAGAGTGTTTTAAGTGAGAACATGGTTGGTCCTCTGCATTATCCAGATCTTGTAGAAGATCCTACAGAGGGAACTTCCAATCCATTGGGGCCTCCGATATCATCAGAGTCTGATTTATCATCATTGGGTGGAAATGCCGATGAACTTTTTCACGGTTTATATGACATGGACTTCAATAAAAATGACCTGATAAATGAACCCGATACCATGAGAACTGATGCTGTAGTGTTCGGCGACAGTACAGAAAATTTTGATCGCTGTAAAGCTGATAAAATTAGGTTATTGATGGAAGAG AAAGATTTGCTAAAAGCAAAAGTCAAAGAATTTGAAGCTGATTGTTATAGCAAAG AAGTACTATTAGTGAATGCAAAGAAGAGTTCCTCAGACGTAAACCAGTCTGATCTTAAGAGACGTCAGCATGGGCATAGAGATTCTTTGAAGAGTTATACCCCTCAGATCAGATATACAAAATTAGAGTTCAAA GTTGACACATTCTTTGCAGTTGGGTCTCCTCTTGGAGTTTTTCTCTCCCTTCGTAATGTTCGTATTGGGATTG GCAAAGGGAAAGAGTATTggaaagagaaaaatataaatgaagaGATGCCAGCATGTCGGCAAATGTTTAATATCTTCCATCCATTTGATCCTGTAGCATATAG AATTGAACCACTCGTCTGTGAAGAAATTATGCACAAACCTCCTGTCATTATTCCTTACCACAGGGGCGGGAAACGGCTGTATGTTGTGCTCAAG GAATTCAAAGAAGGCTTAGCATCGTGTTCTCAGGCAGTAAGGAATCACTTTAGCAGAGTTAGG GTTAAAGTGCTGACACTATGCGAATCTAGGTCAGATGATGAGGATG AGCAATCTGCTAGCAGTCATAAAAAGAATGAGAGATCATACGGTATGATCATGATGAATAGGCTAACGGGCAGTAGAGACGGGCGAGTTGATCATGTATTGCAA GATAAAACCTTCCGCCATCCGTATGTATCTACCATTGCGGCACACAC AAACTACTGGAGAGACTACGACACGGCTCTCTTCATGTTACGGCACTTATACAGGGATGTAGCAGAGGAACCGAATTTGAGCAGTGAGGAGCTGGAAGGCAGCTGGAGGAGTAGATTGAAGGGGTGGTCTAAACAGAGGGAAATACTCGACGAAGAGCTCCCATTGACGTTTGCTGATAACGTCTTCATAAAGCATTTCTCCTACCAAGTGAAGAAAATGTCCAAAAAACACTGA